A genomic window from Sphingobacterium spiritivorum includes:
- the nfi gene encoding deoxyribonuclease V (cleaves DNA at apurinic or apyrimidinic sites), whose amino-acid sequence MDYNKLTLPEATDIQQDLRHKLRFDRPDTQAIYTIGGADISYNKDSEILFAAIVILDYPDMTLRSYALATGHSSFPYIPGYLAFREVPALLNAWSLLPVRPDVLVLDGQGILHPRQMGIASHFGVLTGQATIGCAKNSLYGRHADLTPNRGASTPIVEGTKTIGHLLRTKEAVKPVYISPGYGLSVEKSLEVIRQCTGRYRIPEPTRLAHNIVNDFRTGKLKPGYHEVQQPLSLF is encoded by the coding sequence ATGGACTATAATAAACTTACACTACCGGAAGCAACAGATATACAGCAAGATTTGCGTCATAAGCTTCGCTTTGATCGTCCTGATACTCAGGCTATATATACTATTGGCGGAGCTGATATTTCCTATAACAAGGATAGCGAAATCCTGTTTGCAGCTATCGTCATACTGGATTATCCGGATATGACGCTGCGTTCATATGCATTAGCTACCGGACATTCGTCATTTCCCTATATTCCCGGTTATCTTGCCTTTCGGGAGGTACCTGCTTTGCTGAATGCCTGGTCTTTACTTCCGGTCAGACCAGATGTACTGGTGTTAGACGGACAAGGGATCCTGCATCCCAGACAAATGGGAATTGCTTCCCACTTTGGAGTGCTTACCGGACAGGCAACTATTGGATGTGCCAAGAATTCGTTGTATGGCCGTCATGCTGATCTGACACCTAACAGGGGGGCGTCGACGCCAATAGTAGAGGGAACAAAAACTATAGGTCATCTATTACGTACTAAAGAAGCTGTCAAGCCCGTGTATATATCTCCGGGATACGGACTGTCTGTGGAAAAAAGTCTGGAAGTAATACGTCAGTGTACGGGTCGATATCGTATTCCCGAACCTACCCGACTGGCTCATAACATTGTGAATGATTTTAGAACAGGTAAACTTAAACCGGGTTATCATGAGGTTCAGCAGCCTTTAAGTTTGTTTTAA
- a CDS encoding DUF763 domain-containing protein, whose protein sequence is MNRSGTADLPLHYGHVPLWLAERMGKLGLAIVEEIISHKGKNELLSRLSNPFWFQSLGAVMGMDWHSSGITTSVMGALKRSINPHAKEFGIYVCGGKGKLSRQTPLELARFAEYNGLDAADMVRCSKLAAKVDNTAVQDGFQLYQHNFVVSNEGHWTVIQQGMSDASSTARRYHWHSAAVQSFTEEPHTFIYGQNCGEILNLTDKAARPIKEAMLSVLAENPERILKELTHLVMPAHHDVRAENVDLKRLGSVLWLAQDNNIQHFEQLLLLKGMGPRTLQSLALVSEVIHGSPSRFRDPARFSFAHGGKDGHPFPVPITVYDDTIQTLQNAIQRSRLGNSDKSQAIKSLSQVASRMEEGFTPNDNFDKVIEKERADSWKYGGRTVFGKAKSPLSAQLNLFD, encoded by the coding sequence ATGAATCGATCCGGCACAGCAGATTTACCTTTACACTATGGTCATGTCCCACTGTGGCTTGCAGAGCGTATGGGTAAATTGGGTTTGGCGATTGTAGAAGAGATTATCAGTCATAAAGGTAAGAATGAACTTTTGAGCAGACTAAGCAATCCTTTCTGGTTTCAGAGTCTGGGGGCCGTAATGGGTATGGACTGGCATTCTTCAGGTATCACTACTTCCGTAATGGGTGCACTGAAGAGAAGTATTAACCCCCATGCTAAAGAATTTGGTATTTATGTCTGTGGCGGCAAAGGTAAACTATCCCGTCAAACTCCCCTCGAACTTGCACGGTTTGCAGAATATAACGGATTAGATGCTGCAGATATGGTAAGGTGCAGCAAATTGGCTGCAAAGGTTGATAATACCGCTGTTCAGGATGGTTTCCAACTCTACCAGCATAATTTTGTGGTCAGTAATGAAGGACACTGGACAGTGATTCAGCAAGGGATGAGCGATGCGAGCAGTACAGCCAGACGTTATCACTGGCATTCTGCTGCAGTACAATCATTCACAGAAGAACCACACACCTTTATTTATGGGCAAAACTGTGGCGAGATTCTCAATCTTACAGATAAGGCTGCACGTCCGATTAAAGAAGCAATGTTAAGTGTACTGGCTGAAAATCCCGAACGCATCCTAAAAGAGCTTACTCACCTGGTTATGCCAGCTCATCATGATGTCCGTGCAGAAAACGTGGATCTGAAAAGACTGGGATCTGTATTATGGTTAGCACAGGATAATAACATACAGCACTTTGAACAATTATTATTACTGAAAGGAATGGGACCGCGTACACTCCAGTCGCTTGCCTTAGTCAGCGAAGTCATACATGGGAGTCCTTCACGATTCCGGGATCCGGCAAGATTTTCATTTGCTCACGGAGGTAAAGATGGTCACCCCTTCCCTGTTCCGATCACCGTGTATGATGATACAATACAAACCTTGCAGAATGCGATACAACGTTCCAGATTAGGAAATTCAGATAAGTCGCAGGCTATCAAATCACTTTCTCAGGTTGCAAGCCGTATGGAAGAAGGATTTACACCGAATGACAACTTTGATAAAGTAATAGAAAAGGAACGTGCTGACTCCTGGAAATACGGGGGGCGAACAGTATTTGGAAAAGCAAAATCTCCCCTTTCAGCACAACTTAATCTTTTTGATTAA
- a CDS encoding SDR family oxidoreductase — protein MTNHTYLIYGISKGLGKALAKHLPKAEDQVYGISRSQPDYLHEVNHKIEWITADLANPVESAESIRHAIGSNRIDYLIYNVGIWEHNAFSDAYNFKDNTKEEILTMINTNISSCLLAVQSFTENLKKSENAKIILIGSTWGLENHNGKEVTFSATKFALRGIVHALRENLRGYGIGVSILNLGYLATEFEYEEDLNKVLEQTHAELIPLQDVMAAVRFILSTSKASCVKEITMPAMKDTNV, from the coding sequence ATGACTAATCATACTTATTTAATATACGGTATCAGTAAAGGTTTAGGAAAAGCTTTAGCTAAACACCTCCCGAAAGCTGAAGATCAGGTGTATGGAATCTCAAGAAGCCAGCCCGATTATCTGCATGAAGTGAATCATAAAATTGAATGGATCACTGCTGATCTGGCAAATCCTGTTGAATCCGCTGAAAGTATCCGTCATGCAATAGGTAGTAACCGGATCGATTACCTGATCTATAATGTGGGCATATGGGAACATAATGCTTTTTCAGACGCATACAATTTTAAGGATAATACAAAGGAAGAAATCCTTACTATGATCAATACCAATATTTCATCCTGTCTTCTGGCGGTGCAGAGTTTTACAGAGAACTTAAAGAAATCTGAAAATGCCAAGATTATATTGATCGGCTCTACCTGGGGATTAGAGAATCATAATGGAAAAGAAGTGACTTTCTCGGCCACTAAATTTGCCCTTCGTGGAATTGTACACGCATTAAGGGAAAATCTACGGGGGTACGGTATTGGCGTGTCCATTCTGAATCTGGGATACCTGGCTACTGAATTTGAATATGAAGAAGACCTGAATAAAGTCTTAGAACAAACGCATGCCGAACTTATTCCTCTGCAGGACGTAATGGCGGCTGTACGATTTATTCTGTCAACCTCAAAAGCAAGCTGTGTCAAAGAAATCACTATGCCTGCTATGAAAGATACAAATGTATAA
- a CDS encoding YiiX family permuted papain-like enzyme, with protein sequence MKKILLILNALLLLTILISCIGKSMENSSLSQQQDQKPDQANIREADLIFQSSLSEQSKAIQLATNSPYSHCGIIFKEGEEYVVLEAVQPVQKTALSDWIARGENSQYVIRRLKNANQVLTADILTNMKKEGKMLEGRDYDVRFEWSDDKIYCSELIYKIYERAAGIKLGKLQRLKDFDFTNPAVKAQLKERYGDNIPLNETVISPAAVFESELLETITQK encoded by the coding sequence ATGAAAAAAATATTACTGATTCTTAACGCATTATTGCTTCTTACTATTCTTATATCCTGCATCGGTAAAAGCATGGAAAACTCTTCCCTGTCACAACAGCAGGATCAGAAACCTGATCAAGCCAACATAAGGGAAGCAGACCTCATCTTTCAGTCTTCTCTTTCTGAACAAAGCAAAGCTATTCAGCTGGCTACAAATTCTCCCTACTCCCACTGTGGCATTATCTTTAAGGAAGGCGAGGAATACGTTGTGCTGGAAGCTGTACAGCCGGTACAGAAAACAGCTCTTTCTGACTGGATCGCAAGAGGTGAAAATAGTCAGTACGTGATCAGGCGTCTTAAAAATGCTAATCAAGTATTGACAGCAGATATACTGACAAATATGAAAAAGGAAGGTAAAATGCTGGAAGGCAGAGATTATGACGTCAGGTTTGAATGGAGCGATGACAAGATCTATTGTTCTGAACTGATCTATAAAATATATGAACGTGCTGCCGGAATAAAACTGGGGAAGTTGCAACGGTTAAAGGATTTTGATTTTACGAATCCAGCTGTCAAGGCCCAATTAAAGGAACGCTATGGTGATAATATCCCTCTGAATGAAACGGTAATTTCTCCTGCGGCAGTCTTTGAAAGTGAATTACTCGAAACGATTACACAGAAGTAA
- a CDS encoding bleomycin resistance protein, with translation MLTAIHPKLPMRDKAITLAFYTKELAFGLIGDYGDYIMIRKENIEIHFFLFRELDPLENYGQVYIRTDNIEECYQSFLDNNVSIHPNGPLEIKPWGQHEFSILDPDNNLLTFGQGTV, from the coding sequence ATGCTTACTGCTATTCATCCCAAATTACCAATGCGTGATAAGGCTATCACACTGGCATTTTATACGAAAGAATTAGCCTTTGGACTAATCGGAGACTATGGAGATTATATAATGATCCGAAAGGAGAATATTGAGATTCATTTCTTCCTGTTTCGGGAACTCGATCCTTTGGAAAATTATGGACAGGTATATATCCGGACAGATAATATAGAGGAATGCTACCAGTCTTTTCTGGATAACAACGTTAGTATACATCCGAATGGCCCGCTGGAGATCAAGCCATGGGGACAACACGAATTTTCTATACTTGACCCGGACAACAATCTGTTGACATTCGGTCAGGGAACAGTATAA
- a CDS encoding DUF695 domain-containing protein, whose product MEWNKIKADTQSIYPANSITLFLMDTDSGKPATCWVDKAYADYPYKQECMFNCFISVDLLNDEFNLQNEDLDYGDIEDYFTQQLREVCVCHIVARITTDSGISIEMYVDDVESAIGKLNELEADPNRLVNFDCEISDDENWDNVDNLLNDM is encoded by the coding sequence ATGGAATGGAATAAAATTAAGGCCGATACACAAAGCATATACCCGGCAAATAGTATTACACTTTTTTTAATGGATACCGACTCCGGAAAACCGGCTACTTGCTGGGTGGATAAAGCCTATGCAGATTATCCTTATAAACAGGAATGTATGTTTAATTGCTTCATCTCGGTAGATCTGCTGAATGATGAATTTAATCTTCAAAATGAAGATCTGGATTATGGAGATATAGAGGATTATTTTACACAACAGCTAAGGGAAGTGTGTGTATGTCATATTGTGGCCCGCATCACGACAGACAGCGGAATATCGATAGAAATGTATGTGGATGATGTGGAGAGTGCAATCGGGAAGCTCAATGAACTGGAAGCAGACCCAAACCGGCTGGTCAACTTTGATTGTGAAATAAGCGACGATGAGAATTGGGATAATGTGGATAATCTTTTAAATGACATGTAA
- a CDS encoding GNAT family N-acetyltransferase, with protein MEDIRILNKDELFRIKEIDRSEEIAELYVYTQGRLVLIPHIESVSGFDPAELEEITVRQHKLVSEGGVVYGAFDQDKLIGTASVDYKRIGVKHNYRKMDILYVSHTYQGKGIGRQLLNACKNSALNFGADKLYISATPTRNTIDFYLKNGARLTTELNNELFAAEPDDIHLEMDITM; from the coding sequence ATGGAGGACATCAGAATACTGAATAAAGATGAATTATTTCGCATTAAAGAGATTGATCGTTCAGAAGAAATTGCTGAACTGTATGTTTATACGCAAGGCCGTTTGGTATTAATACCACACATAGAGTCTGTCAGCGGATTTGATCCGGCAGAACTGGAAGAAATAACAGTCCGTCAGCATAAGTTAGTAAGTGAAGGCGGAGTAGTATATGGTGCTTTTGATCAGGATAAACTGATAGGAACAGCTTCTGTAGACTACAAACGCATTGGAGTGAAGCACAACTACCGCAAGATGGATATTCTGTATGTAAGCCATACTTATCAGGGAAAGGGGATAGGCCGACAGCTTTTGAATGCCTGTAAGAATTCTGCTTTGAACTTTGGGGCAGACAAACTTTATATTTCTGCCACCCCAACACGCAATACTATAGATTTTTATCTTAAAAATGGCGCCAGACTGACTACGGAACTGAATAATGAGCTATTTGCTGCAGAGCCAGATGATATCCATCTGGAAATGGACATTACAATGTAA
- a CDS encoding MFS transporter, translating into MQTRKNLILILASVGTFVEALDIAIINLTIPAIQEQFGIGSDSVQWLQTLYVLFFGGFLIIGGKLSDQVGRKKIFLWGAALFMFTSLGAGLSTDFIMLAVFRALQGLGAALIMPAALSLVTNTFRETQERNRALGVFSSFAAIGSGSGLSIGGIISTYLSWHWVFLINVPILLLTLVLAIFYLPADEKQSIRAKTDTVSGILLVLGLLSLTYGTHELMHIAQHPVLVGGSLLLAVVLLILVFMRLRSVSEPLIDLKLFRNTSLVVSNLAFFTLGAFFIGFLFLISLMLQKDMGHTAAAAGLMLVPFSILSALVAKFVLPQISKILNPVRMGILGWFCMFLGAVSLFVSVYTGHPIVLVLLGAACISGIGMTFCFTSLSVLGIRGVDPACYGIASSLTSTSYFLGAGIGLSFMTLLSQLFPSEWVVGGLSIGILVVYALIAIGLLLYLILADQKIRQTDLALS; encoded by the coding sequence ATGCAAACGAGAAAAAATCTCATCTTAATCTTAGCATCCGTAGGTACATTTGTAGAAGCACTGGACATTGCTATTATCAATCTCACTATTCCCGCAATACAGGAGCAATTTGGTATAGGCAGTGACAGTGTACAATGGTTGCAGACGTTGTATGTGCTGTTTTTTGGAGGTTTTCTGATTATAGGCGGTAAACTTTCGGATCAGGTGGGACGCAAAAAGATTTTTTTATGGGGTGCGGCACTGTTTATGTTTACCTCATTAGGCGCCGGACTATCGACAGATTTTATAATGTTGGCCGTTTTCCGAGCCTTGCAGGGGCTTGGTGCAGCACTTATTATGCCGGCAGCGCTATCATTAGTGACCAATACATTCAGAGAAACACAGGAGCGCAATCGTGCATTAGGTGTTTTCAGTTCATTTGCAGCTATAGGATCCGGCAGCGGCCTTTCTATTGGAGGTATTATAAGTACCTACCTGAGCTGGCACTGGGTATTTCTAATCAATGTCCCTATATTGTTGCTGACGCTGGTACTGGCAATTTTCTATCTGCCTGCAGATGAGAAGCAAAGTATCCGGGCAAAAACAGATACTGTGTCGGGTATCCTCCTTGTGTTGGGATTATTGAGTCTGACATACGGTACGCATGAACTGATGCATATTGCACAGCATCCCGTTCTTGTGGGAGGTTCATTATTGCTTGCCGTAGTTCTTCTGATACTTGTATTTATGCGATTGAGATCAGTTAGCGAACCGCTGATCGATCTTAAGTTATTCAGAAATACCTCATTGGTCGTTTCCAATCTTGCTTTTTTTACGTTAGGTGCATTTTTTATAGGCTTTTTATTTCTTATTTCGCTGATGTTGCAAAAAGATATGGGACATACTGCCGCTGCAGCCGGTCTTATGCTGGTGCCTTTCAGTATATTGTCCGCACTGGTTGCCAAGTTTGTATTGCCTCAAATATCTAAAATATTGAATCCGGTCAGAATGGGTATTCTGGGTTGGTTCTGCATGTTTTTAGGAGCTGTTTCTCTCTTTGTCTCGGTCTATACAGGACATCCTATTGTGTTAGTATTGCTTGGAGCGGCTTGTATTTCAGGGATAGGAATGACATTCTGCTTCACCAGCCTGTCAGTTTTGGGGATTCGTGGTGTCGATCCCGCATGCTATGGTATCGCCTCCAGTCTGACAAGTACCAGCTACTTTCTGGGAGCCGGAATAGGTCTTTCATTTATGACCTTGCTTAGTCAGTTATTCCCTTCCGAATGGGTTGTCGGAGGGTTGAGTATAGGTATTCTGGTTGTATATGCACTGATAGCTATAGGCCTGTTGCTGTACCTCATTTTAGCGGATCAGAAGATCAGGCAAACCGATCTGGCCTTATCCTAA